In Streptomyces sp. 71268, the DNA window GCGCAGCGCGGCTTCGCGCTTCTCCCGGGGCAGAGCCGCCAGCCGGTCGCGAAGTTCCGCCCGCCCGTGGTCGGCACTGCCCGGCGCGGACTGCTGCCCCGTGGCCGTGGTCCGCGCGCCGCGCAACTCGCGGAAGAGGGGGGTGGCGGAAGAGTCCGCCTCGAACCGCGTCCAGTCGATGTCCGCGACGGCGAGGAACGTCTCGTCGTGGTCCAACGCCTGGTGCAGTGCCGAGATCGCCAGCTCGGGGGGCATGGCCAGCATCCCCGAGCGGCTCATCTGCTCCTCGTGCCCCCCGTCGACCGCCAACCCGCTTCCGGCCCAGGCGCCCCAGGCGATGGACGTCGCCGGAAGACCGTCCGCGCGCCGCTGCGCCGCCAACGCGTCCAGATACGCGTTACCCGCCGCGTAACTCCCCTGCCCCGGACCACCCAACGTGCCCGCCGCCGAGGAGAACAACACGAAGGCCGACAGATCCAACCCGGCCGTCAACTCGTGCAGGTTCCGCGCCGCGACCACCTTCGGACGCAACACCCCAGCCGCCCGCTCCACCGACAGGGCATCCACCACACCGTCATCCAACACACCCGCCGTATGCACCACAGCCGTCAGCGGCAACTCCTCGGGGATGCCGTCCAACACCGCCGCCAACGCCTCGCGGTCGGCCACATCACACGCGGCCACGGTCACGCGAGTCCCCAGGCCCTCCAGCTCCGCCTTCAACTCAGCGGCACCCGAAGCCCCCAACCCGCGACGACTGGTCAACACCAGGTGCTCAGCACCCGTACGCGCCAACCAACGAGCCACATGACCACCGAGCGCACCCGTACCACCGGTCACCAACACCGACCCACTCGGCCGCCACCCCTCAATGTCCACGGCCTGGGGCGCGGAAGCGCGTACCAAACGCTTGGCGAACACACCCGAACCACGTACCGCGAGCTGGTCCTCACCCTCCACACCCGCCAACACCCCGACCAGACGCGACACAGCACGCTCGTCGAGCGTCTCGGGCAGATCGACAAGCCCACCCCAACGCTGCGGGTACTCCACCCCCACGATCCGGCCCAGCCCCCACACCATCGCCTGCACCGGACTCACCAACCGGTCAGAGCGACCCACCGACACCGCGCCCCGGGTGCCACACCACAACGACGCCACCACACCCACATCACCCAACCCCTGAACCAGCCCCACCACCGCTGCGAGCCCAGCCGGAACACCCTCAACAGACGCGTGCTCCGCCTCGTCCAACGCCAGCAGCGAAAGCACACCCGCCACGCCCGACGGCTCCACCGCCGCCGCGTCGAGTGCTGCCCGCAGTCGCTCCGCAACCACCTCGCGGTCGTTGCCCGACGCGTCCAGCATCACGCGGACGACAGCGGCCCCGTTCGCCTCCAGCCCCCTCACCGTGGCGGACACGAGGGCGTCATCGGCGTACGACGCGGGAAGGACGACGAGCCAGGTGCCCGAGAGAGTGGCACCGGTGGCGGACGCCAGGGGCTTCCAGACCACCTTGTAACGCCAACTGTCCACCGTGTTCTGCTCACGCCGCTGACGGCGCCAGGACGAGAGCGCCGGAAGCAGCGCCGTCAACGACGACTGCCCCTCCTCGTCCTCCACCTCCAACGTCCGCGCCAGCGCCTCCAGGTCCTCGCGCTCTACCGCTTCCCAGAAACGCGCGTCCACCGCATCCGCGCTCAAGCCGTCACCGGCGGCCACCGCCTCAGCAGCCGAGACGGCGTCCAGCCAGTAGCGCTGACGCTGGAAGGCGTACGTCGGCAGGTCGACCTGCCGGCCACCGTGTCCGGCGAACACCTTCCGCCAGTCGACGTCGGCACCGTTGACATGCAGCTCGGCGACCGAGGTCAGGAACCGCTCCAAGCCGCCCTCGTCACGGCGCAGCGTGCCCACGACCACGGCCTGGGTGTCAGCGGCCTCCACCGTCTGCTGCACCGGAAGCGTCAACACCGGATGCGGACTCACCTCGACAAACACGGTGTGACCCTCATCGAGCAGAAGGCGAGTCGTGGCCTCCAGCTCCACCGTCTGACGCAGGTTCCGGTACCAGTACTCCGCGTCCAGACCCGCCGTGTCCACCAACTCACCCGACACCGTCGAGTAGAACGGCACCTGCGACGAGCGCGGCTCCAGGTCCGCCAGGACCTTCAGCAACTCCTCACGGATGGACTCCACATGGGCCGAGTGCGAGGCGTAGTCCACCGGCACCCGACGGACCCGCACCTCCTCACCCTCAAGCTGGGCGACCATCTCGTCCAGCGCACCCGGATCACCGGAGACCACGACCGAGCCGGGACCGTTGACCGCGGCGACCGATATCGCACCGTCCCAGGCGGCGATACGCTCCTTGACCTGGTCGACCGGCAACCCCACCGACACCATCCCGCCACGACCCGCCAGACCGGCGGCGATCGCCTGCGACCGCAACGCCACCACCTTCGCGGCGTCCCCCAGTGACAACGCACCGGCCACACACGCCGCCGCGATCTCACCCTGACTGTGACCCATCACAGCGTCCGGCTCCACACCCACCGAACGCCACAGCTTGGCCAGCGACACCATCACCGCGAACAACACCGGCTGCACCACATCCACCCGATCGAAACCGGGAGCGCCCTCAGCGCCACGCAGTACGTCCGTCAGCGACCAGTCCACATGAGCCGACAACGCCGCCTCACACTCGGCCACCGCCTCCGCGAACACCGGCGAGGCATCCAACAACCCCACCGCCATACCCACCCACTGCGCCCCCTGACCCGGGAACACGAACACCGAACGACCACGCACATCAGCCACACCACGCGTCACACCCGAGACCACCTCATCCCCGGCCAACGCACCCAACCGCGCCAACAACTCCTCACGACCAACACCCGTCACCACACCACGGTGCTCGAACACCGAACGCGACCTCACCAACGACAACGCCACATCAGCCGCGTCCAGCTCGGGACGCTCAGCCACGAACTCCCGCAACCGACCAGCCTGCGCCCGCAACCCGGCCGCGCTACGGCCCGACACCACCCACGCCACCGGACCATCGACGACCCCGGCCCCAGGCGCCTCCGACTCCTCGGCCCCCTCGACCTCCGGCGCCTGCTCCAGGATCGCGTGCGCGTTCGTCCCGCTCACACCGAAGGACGAGACGCCGGCGCGGCGCGGGTGGCCCGACTCGGGCCACGGCCTGGCCTCGGCCAGCAGCGCGATGTCGCCCGCTGACCAGTCCACGTGTTGGGAAGGCTCATCGGCGTGCAGCGACTTCGGCAACACGCCGTGCCGCATCGCCATCACCATCTTGATGACACCAGCCACACCGGCCGCCGCCTGCGAATGGCCGATGTTCGACTTCACCGAACCGAGCCAGAGCGGCTGGTCCACGGGCCGGTCCTGGCCGTAGGTGGCCAGCAGCGCCTGTGCCTCGATCGGGTCACCCAGCGACGTACCCGTACCGTGCGCCTCGACCGCGTCCACATCGGCGCCCGACAGGCGGGCGGTCTTGAGTGCCGCGCGGATCACCCGCTGCTGCGACGGTCCGTTCGGGGCGGTCAGGCCGTTGGAGGCACCATCCTGGTTGACCGCCGAGCCCCGGACGAGGGCCAGCACCTCGTGGCCGTTGCGCCGGGCGTCCGAGAGCCGCTCGACGAGCAGCAGCCCGACGCCTTCGGCGAATCCGAATCCGTCTGCGCTGTTGCTGAACGCCTTGCACTTGCCGTCGGCGGACAGCGCGCGCTGACGGCTGAAGTCCACCAGCCCGGCCTGTGTGGACATCACCGTCGCGCCACCGGCGAGCGCCAGGTCGCACTCGCCCTGACGCAGCGCCTGGACCGCGAGGTGCAGCGCGACCAGCGACGACGAGCACGCGGTGTCCACCGTCACCGCGGGCCCTTCCAGGCCCAGGGTGTACGAGATGCGGCCCGAGGCCACGCTGCCCGCGCTGCCGGTGCCGAGGTAACCCTCGAAGCCTTCGGGGGCGTTCCCTTGGAGCCGGGTGCCGTAGTCGTTGTACACGACGCCGACGAAGACTCCGGTCCGGCTTCCCTTCGCCGACTCGGGGTCGATACCGGCCCGCTCGAACGCCTCCCACGAGGTCTCAAGGAGCAGCCGCTGCTGCGGGTCCATCGAGAGTGCCTCACGCGGCGAGATCCCGAAGAACGCCGGGTCGAACTGGTCCGCGTCGTAGAGGAAGCCACCGTTGCGGGCGTAGTACGTGCCCTCGCGTGCGGGGTCCGGGTCGTACGTCGTCTCCAGGTCCCAGCCTCGGTTGGACGGGAGCGGGGCGATGGCGTCGGTACCAGCCATCACCAGGTTCCAGAACTCCTCGGGCGTCCGCACCCCACCGGGGAACCGGCAGCTCATGGCGACGATCGCGATCGGGTCGTCGTCCGTGTGTGCCAGGGTGTTGGCGGACCCGCCCGCGGCCGGCGCCGCGATGGCCGTCTCCTGCGCCCCGAGGATCTCCGAGCGCAGGTAGCCCGCCAGTACGGTCGGGTTCGGGTAGTCGAAGACGAGCGTGGCCGGCAGGCGCAGACCCGTCTCCGCGCTCAGACGGTTCCGCAGTTCCACGGCGGTGAGCGAGTCGAAGCCCAGTTCCTTGAAGGGCCGTCCCGCCCCGACCGTGTCCGACTTCGCGTGTCCCAGGGCGGCGGCCGCCTGGACGCGGATCAGCTCGTCGAGCAGGAACTGCTCCTGATCGGCCTCGGGCATGCCGGCCAGTCGACGCCGCAGGCGGGTGGCGATGTCGTCCACGTCCGATGCTCCGGCGCCCACGACGCGCCGGACCGTCATTCCCGGCACGACGTTACGGAACAGGGCGGGGAGTTCGGCGCCCTGGGCGCGCAGCGCCGGGATGTCCAGCCGGAAGAGAACGGGAACGACCGCATCCGAGACCAGAGCCGCGTCGAACAGCTCAAGCCCCTCGTCCGTGGCCAGCGGCACCAGGCCCGAGCGGGATATCCGCTGGACGTCGTCCTCGCCGAGGTGTCCGGTCATGCCGCTGGCCTCGGCCCACAGGCCCCACGCCATCGACACACCCGGCAACCCCCGAGCCCGCCGCCACGACGCGAGCCCATCCAGGAACACGTTCGCCGCCGCGTAGTTGCTCTGCCCCGCACTACCCAGCACGCCAGCCGCCGACGAGAACAACACGAACGCCGACAGGTCCATCCCGGCCGTCAGCTCATGCAGGTTCCACGCCGCATCCACCTTCGCCCGCAACACCAACTCAACCCGCTCACGCGTCAGTGACGTCAGCAACCCGTCATCCAACACACCCGCCGCATGCACCACACCACTCAACGCAAAACCAGCCGGCAACCCGGCCAGCGTCCCAGTCAATGCCTCGCGATCGGCAGCATCACACGCCGCGATCACCACCTCAGCGCCCGCGGCCTCCAACTCCTCCCGCAACCCCGCCGCACCCTCAGCCTCCACACCACGACGAGAGAGCAACACCAACCTGCCCACCCCGTGCCGGGCCACCAGATGCCGAGCGACCAAACCGCCCAGCACACCCGTGCCACCCGTCACCAACACCGCACCAGAACCGAACACCCCCGACCCCGACTCCGGGACCTCACCCGAAGACACCACCCGACCCAAACGCGGCACCCGCACCACACCCGACCGCACCACCACCTGCTCCTCCCCCAAGGCCAACACCCCAGGAAGAACACCCTCCACACCCTCCAGGTCATCGGTGTCCACCAACACCAAACGCCCAGGATTCTCCGACTGCGCAGACCGCACCAAACCCCACACCGCAGCCCCCGCCACATCCACCACACCATCACCCGCATCGACAGCACCCCGCGTCACCGCCACCAACCGCTCACCCACAACACCCTCATCCCCCACCCACGCCTGCACCCGCTCCAACACCTCAAGAACCCGCCCATACACCTCACCCACCACACCCGAACCCGACCCCGACCCCGCATCACCAGGAACCACCCGCACAACCTCAGCCCCCGACACCACCCCACCCGCCACCACAGCGCCGGGCGCGTCCACCCACTCCACCTGGAACAGCGCGTCGCGCGCCGCCCCGCCCACCGCACTCAACTGGTCAGCGTCAACCGGCCGCAGCACCAGCGACTCGACCGACGCCACCGCATGCCCCGACTCATCCCCCACCCACACCGACACCGCACCCGAACCCTCACCCGCCGACGCCAACCGCACCCGCAACGACGTCGCACCCACCGCCTCCAGAACGAACCCACGCCAGGAAAACGGCAGCGAGCTCCCCGAACCGCCTGCGAAGCCCTCGTTCACACCCATCGCGTGCAACGCCGCGTCGAACAAGGCCGGGTGCAGACCGAACCGGCCCGCCCGCTCCCGCTCACCCTCCGGGAGCTCGACCTCCGCGAACACCTCACCATCACGCCGCCACGCACGCCTCAACCCCTGGAAAACCGACCCGTACTCCAGTCCGTTCTCCGCAGCCCGCGCGTACTCACCCGACACATCAACCAACTCAGCCCCCACCGGGGGCCACACACCAAAGTCGAACCGAGCCTCGGAACCGGGCACAGCCGAACCCAGCAGGCCGTGGGCATGCCGCGTCCAGGCGGCGCCCTCGCTCTCCGCCTCCTCCCGCGAGAACACACTCACCTCACGGAAGCCGGAGGCGTCCGCCTCCCCCACCTCAACCTGAAGGTGCACCCCACCGTGCTCGGGCAGGATCAGCGGCGCCTCAAGGATCAGTTCCTCAACGCGACCACAGCCGACCTGATCGCCCGCCAGTACCGCCAGCTCCACGAACGCCGTTCCGGGCAGCAACACGACCCCGTGGACGGCGTGATCCGCCAGCCATTCATGCGTGGCCAACGACAACCGCCCGCTCAACAGCACGCCGTCACCACTGGCCAACGACACCACCGCACCCAGCAACGGGTGCCCCAGCGAACCCAATCCCACCGAACCCACATCACCCACACCCGCGGGGGCATCAAGCCAGAAGCGCTCCCGCTGGAAGGCGTACGTCGGCAGATCGACCTGCCGGCCACCGTGTCCGGCGAACACCTTCCGCCAATCAACGCTGGCCCCGCTGACATACAGCTCAGCGGCGGAGGTCAGGAACCGCTCGGCCCCGCCCTCGTCACGGCGCAAGGTCCCCACAACCACGGCCTGGGCGTCAGCGGCCTCCACCGTCTGCTGCACCGGCAGGGTCAACACCGGATGCGGACTCACCTCGACGAACACGGTGTGGCCCTCATCGAGCAGAAGGCGAGTCGTGGCCTCCAACTCGACCGTCTGGCGCAGGTTGCGGTACCAGTACTCCGCGTCCAGACCCGCCGTGTCCACCAACTCACCCGACACCGTCGAGTAGAACGGCACCTGCGACGAGCGCGGCTCCAGATCCGCCAGAACCTTCAGCAACTCCTCACGGATCGACTCCACGTGCGCCGAGTGCGAGGCGTAGTCCACCGGCACCCGACGAACCCGCACCTCCTCACCCTCAAGCTCGGCGACCAGTTCATCCAACGCACCCGGATCACCCGAGACCACCACCGAGCCCGGGCCGTTGACCGCAGCGACCGAAACCGCACCGTCCCACCGAGCGAGACGCTCCCGCGCCTGGTCGACCGGCAGCCCGACCGACACCATGCCACCACGACCCGCCAGACCACCCGCGATGGCCTGCGACCGCAACGCCACCACCTTGGCGGCGTCCTCCAGCGACAGCGCACCCGCCACACAGGCTGCCGCGATCTCACCCTGGCTGTGACCCATCACCGCATCCGGCTCCACACCCACCGAACGCCACAACTTCGCCAACGACACCATCACCGCGAACAACACCGGCTGAACGACATCCACCCGGTCAAACCCGGGAGCGCCCTCAGCGCCACGCAGCACGTCTGTCAGCGACCAGTCCACATACGCCGACAACGCCGCCTCACACTCACCCACCGCCTCAGCGAACACCGGCGAGGCATCCAACAACCCCACCGCCATACCCACCCACTGGGCGCCCTGACCCGGGAACACGAACACCGAACGACCAGGCGTTTCGGCGCCGTCCCCCCAGACCACACCGGGGAGCTTCGTCCCCTCGGCTACCGCCTCCAGGCGCTCGATGAGCTGCTCACGGCTGGTGCCGGTCACCACGACGCGCTGCTCGAAAGCGAACCTGGTCGTCGCCAGGGAGAGCGCGACATCGGCGGCGCTCAGCTCGGAGCGCTCCGCCACGTACTCCCGCAACCGGCCGGCCTGCGCACGCAACGCGGTGTCGTTCTTGCCCGACACCACCCAGGCCACCGGGCCCGCGATGCCGCCGTCGGCAGGCTCCTCGACAACCTCGCCCTCGGCCGCCTCGGCCTCCGGCGCCTGCTCCAGGATTACGTGCGCGTTCGTCCCGCTCACACCGAACGAGGACACACCGACCCTGCGGGGCTCGCCCGTCTCGGGCCACGGCCTGGACTCGGTCAGCAGCTCGATCTCGCCCTCGGACCAGTCCACGTGGCTCGACGGCTCGTCCACATGCAGCGTCTTCGGCAGTACGCCGTGCCGCATCGCCATCACCATCTTGATGACGCCGGCCACACCGGCGGCGGCCTGCGTGTGACCGAGGTTCGACTTCAGCGAACCCAGCCACAACGGCCGGCCTTCCGGGCGCTCCTGGCCGTACGTGGCCAACAGCGCCTGCGCCTCGATCGGGTCACCCAGCGTGGTACCCGTACCGTGCGCCTCGACCGCGTCGATCTGGCCGGGGGTCAGCTCGCAGTTTTCCAGGGCCTGCCGGATCACGCGGCGCTGGGAGGGGCCGTTGGGGGCCGTCAGGCCGTTGCTCGCGCCATCCTGGTTCACGGCGGAGCCGCGCACCACCGCCAGGACCTGGTGCCCGTTGCGCCGCGCGTCGGACAGCCGCTCCACCAGCAGCACGCCGACGCCCTCGGACCACGTGGTGCCGTCAGCGGCGTCGGCGAACGCCTTGCACCGCCCGTCGGCGGCCAGTCCGCGCTGGCGGCTGAAGGTGACGAAGCCCTTGGGGCTCACCATGACCGTCGCACCGCCGACCAGCGCCATGGAGCACTCGCCCTGCCGCAGCGCCTGCGCGGCCAGATGCAGGGCGACCAGCGCCGACGAGCAGGCGGTGTCCACCGTCAGCGCGGGGCCCTCGAAACCGAAGGTGTAGGAGACGCGCCCCGAGGCGATGCTGGTGGTGGCGCCGTTGTGGAGGTACGGCTCGATCTCGTCCGGGATCTGTGCGGCCTCGGAGGCGTACGTGGTGTGCATGGCGCCGGTGAAGACGCCTGTCTGGCTGCCACGCAACGACGCCGGGTCGATGCCCGCCCGCTCCATGACCTCCCACGACGTCTCAAGGAGCAGCCGCTGCTGCGGGTCCATGGCCAGCGCCTCGCGGGGCGAGATGCCGAAGAAAGCGGAGTCGAACTGGTCCGCGTCGTGGAGGAAGCCGCCCTCGCGAACGTAACTGGTGCCCGGGTTTTCCGGGTCCGGGTTGTAGATTCCCTCGACGTCCCAGCCACGGTTTGTCGGGAAGGGCGAGATGGCGTCCGATCCGTCGGCGACCAGACGCCACAGCGCCTCGGGGGAATTCACCCCACCCGGAAACCGGCAGGCCATACCGATAATGGCAATGGGCTCAGTGGCCGAACTGATCAGCTGGCGATTCTGACGCCGGAGCCGCTCGATTTCCTTGAACGACTTGCGCAGCGCTTCAACGGCTTTGTTCTGGTTGGATGCAGCAGGCATCAGAAACTCCACACTTGACGCGTCGTTCGCCGGAAGAGCGCAACGGCCCTGAAAGTTGTGAGAACACGCATTGCCAGACGGACATCGGCCACACTAGCTCTGGTTTCGTAAGGGAAACCCTAGAAACCCACTCAGGCATGATTGACGCCCCGGACGTGACTACCGGGGTTTTGGTTTCAGCGGCGCTTCACCAGCCGTGTGACCCGTACCACGGTCGCGTTCTCCGCCGGCATTCGTGCCCTCGAAATCTCGGGCCCTGTTCTCACGCGCCGGGGTCTTCTTCGAGGCTGATCGCACCGGTGGGGCAACGGGATACGACCTCGCGCAGAACGTCGAGCTGTTCGGCGTCGGGTCGCGCGTCGAGCAGGACGACGGAGCCGTCCTCGTCGCTCTGGTCGAACAGGTCAGGCGCGATCAGCGCGCACTGGCCCGCCGAACAGCACGCCTCACGGTCGGCGGTGATCCTCATCGGGTCTCAGTCCTACCTTGTGTGTCCGAGGTGGGCCGACATGTCCACGTCTTGTGGCCCTCTTGCATGACGGTGGCGGACGGCGGGAGAACGTCCCGCCGTCCGTCGCGTTCACCGCTCGTACGTCTCGATCAGTCGTCCCAGGTGACGCGGAGCGACCTGGGTCCGTAGTGCACGCAGTCGTCCCGCATCGGGACCTCGTCGGCCGGTACGGCCAGTCGCAGCGTGGGGAACCTGTCGAACAGGGCCTCGTAGCCGACGCGCAGGATCGTGCGGGCGAGATGCTGGCCGAGACACTGGTGGACGCCGTGGCCGAGCCCCAGGTGCCCGTGGTCCGTGCGGCCGATGTCCAGTTGGTCGGGGTTCTCGTAGCGCTCGGGGTCACGGTTGACGGCGGGGAGGGCGACCGTGACCACCTCGCCCTTCTTGATGGTCTGACCGGCGAACTCGACGTCTTCGAGCGCCCACCGGCTGGCCCCGAGGTGGGAGATGGTGAGGAAGCGGAGGAGCTCTTCGACGGCGGCCCCCATCAGCTCCGGGTCCTCCTGGAGCCTGGCCAGTTGGTCGGGGTGCTCAAGCAGGGTGTAGACGCCCATGGCGAGCATATTGCCCGTGGTGTCGAAGGCCCCGGTGATCAACGTGGCGGTCATGCCCATGAGTTCGCGCTCGGTGAGCTGCCCACCACGGATGAGGTCCCCGAGGATGTCGTCCCTGGGGTCGTTGATCCGGCTGGGAACGAAGCGGGCCAGGAACCCGCTCATCCCGGACACGGCGGCGAGCGCCTCGGGAACGGTGGTGGAGAGCCGGCCGAGTGTCTCCACATGACGCTGGAGGCTCTTCCGCTCCGATTCGGGGACGCCGATCATCTCGCACATCACCCGGGAGGGAACGGAATCGGTGAAGACCTCCACCAGGTCGGCGCCCGGTCCTGCCTCTTCCAGATCGTCGAGCTGCTCGTGCACGATGCGCTCGATCATGGGGGTGAGTTGACGCGTGCGCCGGACCGTGAAAAAGCCGGTGACCAGCTTCCGATACCTGCTGTGGACCGGGTCGTCCGTCTTCGCGAAAGCGCCCGGATCGGCAGGGCCTTCGTACGCCAGCTCCGTGGGGACGGGGGAGATTATTCCTTCCTGGCGGGCGCTGAAGCTTTTGTGGGTGAGCAGTTCCTTGGCTTCGGCATGCCGGGTGATGAGCCACCCTGGCGTGCCGTCCGGATAACTCATGCGCGTTATCCGCTCCTGCTCGCGCAGGGGGGTGTAGCCATCCGGAGGATCGAAGGGGCAGCTCCGCTTGGTGGGCAGCGAAACAGGGGGGCGCAGGACGTCGACCAAGACTCCTCCATCGATTCACGAGCCATGCATCGAGGTCGTCGGCGGCTACACCGGCTGGCTCGATCTCGATGCTAGCTTCGCCGTCCACCCGACAGCCCATCAGAAACCCTCCGGCGGGCGCATTCTGTGGAATCCCTTAGACAAAAGGCAGGAACTGTTGACCTCCGCGCGCGAGCGCACTCACCGCACCGGCCGCGAGGCGTGCGGGAGCGCGGGTGTGCGGGGGTGCGGGTGTGCGGGGGTGCGGGTGTGCGGGGGTGCGGGTGTGCGGGGGTGCGGGTGTGCGGGGGGTGCGGGTGTGCGGGGGTGCGGGGGTGTCTTGCTCACCCGTCGGGCCCGCTCGTCCCTAACGCGCCTCACACGGCCGGCCCCTCGCCTCGCCGCTCTCATTCCCTCCCGCTACGACGGACCGGCTCTGCCCAAGGCCTCCGGGCCAGGTGCCCGGCGCGGCGCGGCGCCGGTTCGGAAAACCGTTCGCCGGGCCGCGTCCGAGAGGCCGAGACTGTGGGCCGATCGCATCGCAGAGAGTGGGCCAGCGCTGACGTACAACCGAGACACCCTCCCCCTGCCGGAGAACCGCGTGCCGCCCGCCCCGCTCGGCAGCCTGGGGAACTGGGACGGCCTCGATCCGGCCCGCCACCCGTTCGACTGGGACGCCGAGGAGGAGGCCCGGCTGTGCGCGCTGCTGCGCGAGTGGGTGCCGCCCGTGCTCTCCGGCATGGCTGGCTGGTGGCAGGGCGAGCACTGGTGCGAGAGCCAGTTGGACGCGCTCATCCGGGAGCGCTACGGGAACTGGGCCCAGGGGTGGAACTGGTGCTACCGGTACGGCGGGCCCATCGGCGCCTGGGTCACCGGGGCGAGTTCGGTGACCACCCCCGACGAGACCGCCGCCCGCGCCGTGGCCGCGCTGTTGGAGTGGCGGGAGTGGCTGGAGCGGTTGGCTCGGCTGTTCGCGGAGTTGGATCCGCCGCCGGACGCGGCCCCCGAGGACCGGAGCTGGCACCTGGAGCGGGCCTGCGTCCGGCTCGTGACGCTCGCGCTGGACTCGGGCGCGGAGGGCGGCTGGCACGGCCAGGCCACGCGGGTGCTCCAGTGGTTCCTCAGCAGCACGGGCATGAGCCAGGCCGAGGCCGAACAGGCGGTGAAGGCGGCGATCGGCGGGCGGTTCCAGAGCTGGGTCGACCCCGGGCGGGCGCTGGTCGAGTCCGTGGGTGAGGACCTGGCGGTCGACCTCACCGGCCACGCCCCCTACCAGGACCACCGGGAGCGGGCGGCCTTGGAGGAGCTTCATGACCGCCCCTGACAGCCTCGCGGTCTGGCTGCGCGTACGCCGGGCCGCCGCCTGGCACCTGGCACCGGCCCTGCGACCGGCGCTCCCCGCGCGTGACGGGTTCCGGGCCTGGTGCCGGGGGCCGGTGCGCCGGCGCGACCCCGTCCGTGCCGAGCGGCTGCTCGCCGCCCACGCGCTGGCCAGTGCCGACGCCGCGCGCCGCGCCCCACTGGAGTTCGCCCGCCTGGCCGCCTGGCAGTGCGAGGTCCTGGGCCAGGCGCGGGCGCCGTTCCGTACGGCCGACGCCCACGCGAAGGCCGGCCGTGAGCGCTACGCCCTTGGCCCGCGCACCGAGGCGGCCTTCGCCGCCTGCCTGCGCGGGGCCGGCGACCCGCGGCTCCCGTTGGCGGCCCGCGCGGCCCGGGCCTATCTCGACGTGGCGTTCTTCCACCCCTTCACCGACGGCAACGCCCGCGCGGCCCTGCTGACCCTGGTCCACGTGCTGGCCCGGGAGGGCGTCGT includes these proteins:
- a CDS encoding ferredoxin; this encodes MRITADREACCSAGQCALIAPDLFDQSDEDGSVVLLDARPDAEQLDVLREVVSRCPTGAISLEEDPGA
- a CDS encoding cytochrome P450, yielding MVDVLRPPVSLPTKRSCPFDPPDGYTPLREQERITRMSYPDGTPGWLITRHAEAKELLTHKSFSARQEGIISPVPTELAYEGPADPGAFAKTDDPVHSRYRKLVTGFFTVRRTRQLTPMIERIVHEQLDDLEEAGPGADLVEVFTDSVPSRVMCEMIGVPESERKSLQRHVETLGRLSTTVPEALAAVSGMSGFLARFVPSRINDPRDDILGDLIRGGQLTERELMGMTATLITGAFDTTGNMLAMGVYTLLEHPDQLARLQEDPELMGAAVEELLRFLTISHLGASRWALEDVEFAGQTIKKGEVVTVALPAVNRDPERYENPDQLDIGRTDHGHLGLGHGVHQCLGQHLARTILRVGYEALFDRFPTLRLAVPADEVPMRDDCVHYGPRSLRVTWDD
- a CDS encoding Fic family protein, giving the protein MTAPDSLAVWLRVRRAAAWHLAPALRPALPARDGFRAWCRGPVRRRDPVRAERLLAAHALASADAARRAPLEFARLAAWQCEVLGQARAPFRTADAHAKAGRERYALGPRTEAAFAACLRGAGDPRLPLAARAARAYLDVAFFHPFTDGNARAALLTLVHVLAREGVVLPEVGPLQTTRYADDPVGAADLATLIGVLNRRG